Genomic segment of Caproiciproducens sp. NJN-50:
AGCCAGCCGATATAACAGAGGAAAAGGAAGAAGAGTACCCGCCATCCCACTTCGCCGATTTGGTTGAGCCTTCCAAGCAAATGCATTTTTTGATAAATGCTTTTTGGCATGGATTTGTCGGCATATGGTTGCCCCATCGCAATAGACCACGTGCGGACCCACTGTGTCATGAATTCAACCAAAGCAAGTAAAATGGCGGCGACTGAAAACACAACGATTTGTTTCTTTTTCATTTGTTCTTCCCCCTTCAATTCAAGATAGTTATTCAGGAGTTCCTTCCAACTCGTCATAAACATGGCCGTAATCGTAAATTACCCCGTATGAAGTTCCTTTGACATCGAAACTACCTGTAAAGGTAACTGTGTATTTATCTGAAGATAAATGAGCTCCAGTAGACGTATTCTCGGTATACACACTCCATAACCGGTATTTTGAAAATCAACATGGAGCTTTGGGCTTGAGTATTCGGAGATTTTTCCGGTATTAGCATTGTAAACATAAGTACCAGTAATTGTATCCCAAACTTCAACAAATCGGTCACCTATATCAGCTGTTAGGGGGTGATAAAAGATATCAGAAATCGTTTTCTTCACAAATGATGAATTTGGTGAGGCACTACTATCGAATTTTTTAATTTCAGTATGCTTGCAAACAGAACTTACTTTATCACAAACAAATATTTCTATTGCTTTGAAATCTGATGAATGATAGTAATTTAAATTATTCTTATAGAAACTTTCGTTGATATCATTTCCTGTTCTATCCAAAACGCTAAAAGAGCTGTGATTCTTGAAATAATCTGTAAAAAAATCAATAAACCTTGTCGAAGGATTTGGGATTTTTATATTATCTATGGAAATTCTATTTTTTTCCGCAGCAAATGCCGGGGCGCAGGCCGTTATGGACAACGCGAAAACCAGAAGCAAACTGATTGATTTCTTCCAAGTCCTTAGCATTTTTCTACCTCCTAAGTTTTTAAGTAAATAGGTGTACAAAAAGGTGGTTGCTAGGGGAATAGTGTCATCTTTTTTTATGACCCATCGGTGTCATCCTCTTTCATATATGCACATTGAAATCGGTATGTATGGGATATGTAAATTTCCCCTTCTGCTTACATACCGTTTAAGAAGCCTGATTTGTTACACTTTTTTAAAAATTTTTATAAAATAATTTTTATAACCAAAATGGCACCGGCGGTTTTTAAGCCGCCGGTGCATGAGTGTATGTAAGAGAAATGAACGACTCTTATAATCAGATAAAAGATGGAAGGATAAAGATTATCCGCAATAGTCGCTGTCGGATTCAGTGATGTATTCCACGGTCCCGTTCCGGTACACCTGTGCGTTGATTTCGAAAATATAAGTGTATCCGCTGGAGACGTAATATGATTTATCAAAGTAGAAATTTGCTCCGCTTGCGCTCAGGCCCGTCCAGGCTTTGACCGTCGTCGTCCCGTTGCTGTTGACCCGTTTCAGCAGCGCGGTGGCGGTGATCTTGGATGTGCCGTCCTTTCCATGAATCGTAGATGTGCACTCAGCACGGTCGCCGTAGAAATTGACATTTGCAGTCGCAATATCTGTGTTCGTCCACATAATATGGATTCCCGAATCCGTTGTAGATGTGGTTGCTTTTGTTTTTTCCGAAGCGAATGCCGGAACTCCCGCCGAGAATACCATGGAAACAGCCAGAATCAGCGCGAAGATTTTCTTTTTCATAATGATTCTCCTTTTCTTTTATTTTTGGCTTCCTATAGTATTACCGTTTGAGACCCCCGATTTGTTACACTTTTTTCTAAAAAATTTTTAAAAATTTTTCCTATTCCATGCTTTCCGCTATTTTGACCAGTTCTTCAGGAGCAATTTTGGAACTTAATAAAAAACTTCTGGAATCATAGCTCCAGATCAAATAGGATTTATCATCAGGGGAATTGGCGATAAACAAAGATGCATTTTCGCCTTGAATTTTAATTTCTTTCCGTGTGGTATGTTCCGTATCGATCCCGGTATTTCCCCCTTCCGGCATTGGATATTGCCGCAAAAGGATGGTGTCGCCCTGAGTGTTTTGGTAGGTGACTTCGGTTTCAGAGCCGGTTTCCACCGTCCCCGCTTCAAAAAAGCCCTCCGGCAAATATTTGGGCTTTACGGCGGCAACGCCGGAAGACGGCTCGGAAGAGGAGTTTCCACCCTCCTGATAATGGATGTCGATATGGTCGGATTTCCAGTCCATGAAAGCGTTGAAAATGGCGTTCCGCGTGGCTTCGACGCTCAGAAGGCTCCCGAGGGCGACCGGGATGATGACGGCGAGAAGGACGGCGACCCGCTTTGCCGTTTTCCCGGCACGCCGGGCGATGGAACGGCGATAACTTTGATGGATTGCCTTTTCGATTTTGCTTTTGGCGGCGGGGGAAAGCTCGCAGCCGTCCGTCAAATCCTTTTCCGAAGGCAGGTCCCGCAGTTCCCTTTCAAAATCCTCGTTGACTGCCGCTTTCAGCATGGCTTCGAAAATCTGACGATTCAGTTCTGATCTATTCATGGCGGTTCCCACCTTCCTTCAGCGCGCGCAGCAGGGCCGTCTTTGCCCTGTGGACCCGGACCCTGACATTCTCCTTTGAGATGTTCAGAAGCCGGGCGATTTCGTCGTCGGAATATTCATAAACATATTTCAGCTTTAAAATATGACTCGATTTTTCGTTCAGCCCGGAAAGAGCCTCCACCAGCGTTTTGTAATTTTCCGCCGACAGCAGGGATTCATAAGGAAAATCTTCGGAGCCCGAGGGCAAATCGAATTCTTCCAGGTCGACCGGCCTCTGGCGCGCATCGGCCCGGAGCATGTCATAGCAGATGTCTTTCACTAATATACCGATGAGACCCCTCGTTTTGTTACAGTCTTCGAAAGAAAATTTCTGAAGTTTGTCAATAATCCTGAGAAAAGCCTGCGAAACGGCGTCCTCGGCTTTGCTCTGATCTTTCAAAATTCCGATGGCTATGTACATCATTGTTTTGTAATTTTGCCGATATAGCCGCTCCACCGCATCGCGGTCCGTTTCATTCTGGATTGTCATGCATAACAACATGGCTTTCTCTGCCTTTCTTCGGCATTATTATACCATCTTCGCGAAATATTTTTAAAAATTCTGATAAAAATCCCCGCGTCACGGAAATGCGGGACGCGGGGGAAAAACCGTATTGAACAAAAAAAAGAACGCTTCTCAGGAAATGCCGTTGACGAAAGCGTTGAACCGTTCGATCACGTTTTCATCGCCGACGATCAGCACCCGGTCCGACTCGCAGAATTCGTAATAGGGACCCGGCGAAAGGATGATGTCCTTCTGCTGCACCACGCCGATGATCGTCGCGCCGGTATTATGCCAGATCTCCAATTCCCCGATGCTTTTCCCGATGAGCGGGGATTGGCGGGGAAGGGGGATTTCCACCGGCGTGATCAGATCGGACCGCTTGTAGCGGTACATGTCGATGATCTGTTTGGTCAGGGTCAGAATTTCCTCGTCCATGCTGTTGCGCTTTTCCATCAGCTGGGCGAGCTTCAGGCGCAGATCGGCGACGCGCTCGTCATCCTTGAAGCTTTTGACGAACTTGATCGCGTTTTCCTTGGATAAGATCACGATTCCGCTGCCCAGCAGAATTTTCAGCACGCTTTTATCGGATAGGATGGACGTGGACCGCCGGATTGTTTCGGGCGAAACGTTATATTCCGTCGCCAGTGTGGACCGCCCCTTCAGGCGGGAGCCTTCCGGAATTTCACCCGACGCGATCCGGGCCGCCAGGTCCATTGCAATTTTCAAATATCTCGGTATGGTGTAGCTTTCCCAACCCGCCATGTTTCTCAGTCCTCCGTTTGGGTCCGGTTGATCCGCGATCCGGCTGTGCAACTGGAACCAAGACCGATTATAGCATGATTCCGCCCGGCGGGCAAATGATTTTTCATATTGCCGGAAAAACAGTCCGTTCTTGAATGGGCGGGGCCTTTATTGAGAGACGGTCGGCAGGCTTCCAAGGTTGTTGTCCTCCGAGCCGTCCGGAAGGGAACGCAGGTATTCGGTGCCTTTTTTCACGGCGACCGCGACGCCGCGGATCTGGTTCTCCCTGGTCATCCGCACGCCTTCCTCCCGGGTGATCTTTCGCCCGTCGGAAAGCTGGTACCCGGTGATTTTGCCGGAAGACTTGACCAACCCCGTAATGGAGAGCGCGTCCGCCTTCGGGTCCGGCGTGAATTCATTGATGGATTTCGGCAGCGGCCCGCCGCCTTCCATGTGGTCCTGTGCCATATGCAAACCTCCTTTTTTGGTACTGCTATTTTGTGCGGAAGCGGTGCGGTTTATTCCCGGCGGCGGAATTGCGTGCGGGCCGTTTCGGAGGGCATCTTGAAATTGCGGAGGAAAACCTTTACAATTGGGATATAATATCTATATAAAGAAAAGCAGCATCGCTGCGGTCCTGTCCGCTTTGAAAAGCCGTTCAAAGCGGCGCGTTCAGAATGAGAAGGAGGTATTTTCAATGTCCGATTTTCAGGAAATCCCGGTTTCACAGCTTTCGTTCAACCCGTTCACCATGATCGACAAGGAATGGATGCTGGTTTCCGCCGGCAGCGAGGAAAAGTGCAACACCATGACCGCCAGCTGGGGCGGGCTCGGCATCCTGTGGAACAAGCCGGTTTCCACCATTTATATCCGCCCGACCCGCTATACGCTGGAGTTTTTGGACCGGGAGCCCCGCTATTCGCTCTGCGTGCTCGAC
This window contains:
- a CDS encoding DUF3892 domain-containing protein, encoding MAQDHMEGGGPLPKSINEFTPDPKADALSITGLVKSSGKITGYQLSDGRKITREEGVRMTRENQIRGVAVAVKKGTEYLRSLPDGSEDNNLGSLPTVSQ
- a CDS encoding TrkA C-terminal domain-containing protein, whose translation is MAGWESYTIPRYLKIAMDLAARIASGEIPEGSRLKGRSTLATEYNVSPETIRRSTSILSDKSVLKILLGSGIVILSKENAIKFVKSFKDDERVADLRLKLAQLMEKRNSMDEEILTLTKQIIDMYRYKRSDLITPVEIPLPRQSPLIGKSIGELEIWHNTGATIIGVVQQKDIILSPGPYYEFCESDRVLIVGDENVIERFNAFVNGIS
- a CDS encoding DUF4367 domain-containing protein, whose translation is MNRSELNRQIFEAMLKAAVNEDFERELRDLPSEKDLTDGCELSPAAKSKIEKAIHQSYRRSIARRAGKTAKRVAVLLAVIIPVALGSLLSVEATRNAIFNAFMDWKSDHIDIHYQEGGNSSSEPSSGVAAVKPKYLPEGFFEAGTVETGSETEVTYQNTQGDTILLRQYPMPEGGNTGIDTEHTTRKEIKIQGENASLFIANSPDDKSYLIWSYDSRSFLLSSKIAPEELVKIAESME
- a CDS encoding RNA polymerase sigma factor encodes the protein MTIQNETDRDAVERLYRQNYKTMMYIAIGILKDQSKAEDAVSQAFLRIIDKLQKFSFEDCNKTRGLIGILVKDICYDMLRADARQRPVDLEEFDLPSGSEDFPYESLLSAENYKTLVEALSGLNEKSSHILKLKYVYEYSDDEIARLLNISKENVRVRVHRAKTALLRALKEGGNRHE